In Phacochoerus africanus isolate WHEZ1 chromosome 1, ROS_Pafr_v1, whole genome shotgun sequence, the following are encoded in one genomic region:
- the LOC125137363 gene encoding uncharacterized protein LOC125137363 → MLRPGEAGCPPAEGQDHSRAVFGPDKASDGHEPERLCPFQESLGEGHHRPGGTLADSRAGSATHVDPEIPLLESALRKCHTRAGAPRPPPDTPDTAPRILRTQWGHHPSPHRGPHTTGDAAQILVEVSDGGCGRLGAAGCGVCLGPAAPGTRRLLGVQCRPGGARRLGWAQQPRKQLTVRNVRRVTADELPPPPAKRPKPDEKYYSSSIWALTCDGLAGIVERCNVPEMRVGDWMLFENMGAYTVVAASTCNGFQRPAIYRVMSGPRGS, encoded by the exons ATGCTGAGGCCTGGGGAAGCGGGGTGCCCGCCAGCCGAGGGACAAGACCACAGCCGGGCTGTCTTCGGGCCTGACAAGGCCTCAGATGGCCATGAGCCTGAGCGTCTCTGTCCTTTCCAGGAGTCTCTGGGCGAAGGCCACCACCGTCCTGGAGGGACGTTGGCGGACAGCAGAGCTGGCAGTGCCACCCAcgttgacccagaaattccactcttagaGTCCGCCCTGAGGAAATGCCACACAAGGGCAGGGGCCCCACGCCCACCACCTGACACGCCAGACACTGCTCCCCGGATTCTGCGGACCCAGTGGGGGCACCATCCTAGCCCTCACAGGGGGCCCCACACCACGGGGGACGCGGCCCAGATTCTGGTCGAGGTCTCTGACGGGGGCTGCGGACGCCTGGGGGCAGCGGGCTGCGGCGTGTGCCTCGGCCCTGCAGCCCCGGGCACACGCCGGCTTCTCGGAGTCCAGTGCAGGCCTGGCGGGgccaggaggctggggtgggcCCAGCAGCCTAGGAAACAGCTCACCGTCAGGAACGTCCGTCGTGTTACGGCCGACGAGCTTCCCC CCCCTCCTGCAAAGAGACCCAAACCAGATGAGAAGTATTATTCATCCAGCATCTGGGCACTGACCTGTGATGGCCTGGCTGGCATTGTTGAGCGCTGTAACGTGCCTGAGATGCGTGTCGGCGATTGGATGCTCTTTGAAAACATGGGCGCTTACACAGTGGTTGCTGCTTCCACTTGCAATGGATTCCAGAGGCCAGCCATCTACCGTGTGATGTCGGGGCCACGTGGCAGCTGA